The genomic interval GGGCAGGTCGAGGTCGAAGGAGAGCCCGCACAGCGGGTGGAACCGGTCGCCGTGCCCGGCGGCCTTCAGCCGGTCGACGGCGTCGGCCAGCACGCTCTCGTTGAGGTCGATGCCGTAGACGCGCGCGGCGCCCGCCTCCAGTGCCCAGCGGGCGAGGATGCCGGTGCCGGTGCCCAGGTCGAGCACGGTGGCACCGGGCCGTACCGCCTCGGCGATCGCCGCGCGGTAGGCGTTCATGCGCAGGTCGTCGCCGAGCATGAGGGAGTGGAAGTCGTCGCCCCACTCCAGGAGTTGTTCGGAGGCCGGGAGCCACACCTGTTCGGGCTCGTACTCCGGCGCGCCGGTGAGGGTCGTCATCGCTCCGTCCGTTCCTTCCGCGGGCCGTCCTCGCCGTCCGCCGGCCCGTCGCTGTACACCGTGAGTGCTTCCGTGGTCGGCCCCGCGACCGGACAGCCCGTGGTGAGGTCGAAGGAGGAGCGGTGGAGGGGGCAGACGATGCGCAGGGTGCGCGTATTGACATGACCGTGGACGAGGCGGCCCTTGCGGTGCGGGCAGGCGGCGTCGATCACGAACTCCCGCCCGGCGACGCGGACGCGCAGCCGCTCGCCGTCCGCGAGCTCCCGGAGCACGGCGTCGTCGCTCACGCCGCCTCCCGGGCCCGCTCGACGGCCGCGTCGAAGGCCGTGCCGATCAGGTCGGACATCAGCAGGGCGCCGGTCCAGAGCCGGTCCGGGTCCAGTCCGCGCGCGTCCTCGTACTCGCGGATCGCGATCTGCATCTCCTTCATGTGGAAGGTGTCGATGTGCAGGTGTTCGGTGTAGTAGCGGTCGTGGGTGATGCCCAGCCGCTCGCACGCCCTGGCCTGGGTCCGGAAGGCGTGCGGGATGCTCGCCTCCAGGTAGGCCAGCGCGCCCAGGAAGTACTCGATGTACGGGGCGCGCTGGGTGAGCCAGTAGAAGGAGTTGAGGAAGGCGTACGTCTCGTCGGACGTCGTGTCGAGGAAGCTCTCCGGCTCCTGCGGAAGGTCGAGTTCCGCCAGCAGGTCCAGGTAGAGCCGCGAGTGCGCCTGCCGGAGGTTGCCGCAGCCGAACTCGTCGATGAGGACCCGCATCACCGCCATCTGCGCCCTGAGCGGCAGCCGCGGGACGGCGGGGAAGAAGTTCTGCGCCTCGGTCAGGCCGTCCAGCGCGAACTCCCGCACCACGTGCCGGAACTGCTCCCGGGTGGCCTCCTCCGCGAGGTAGCGGGCCGCCCCGGTCTCCTCGCGCTCCCTGGCGAGGAGACCGTCGAGCTCCTCGACCCATCGGGCACGCGAGGGGACGGCGGGCGTCCGGGCGTCGAGCTCGTCGACGCGGGCGACGATCCAGTCCCGTTCGAGCTCCTCGACGGCCGCCACGACACGGGCGTTCTGCACCGACCTGTTGTGGACGAACAGCGTCTTCTGCGCGCTGCCCGCGGACGTGGGCGTGGGCATAGGTGTGGACATGGGCGTGGACGTGGGTGTGGTCACGAGACTCCTCCCGTCCCGGTGGTCCGTTCGGTGGTCAGCACGCCGCGGCGGCACAGCTCGCTCTTGAGCGCGCGGTACCAGTCGGGCCGGTCCAGACCGTGCCGCTCGCAGGCGGCCGCGAGCACGGCGGTGTGGTCCGACACCGGCCCGGCGTGCAGGGCCGAGCACA from Streptomyces albireticuli carries:
- a CDS encoding Rieske (2Fe-2S) protein, with the protein product MSDDAVLRELADGERLRVRVAGREFVIDAACPHRKGRLVHGHVNTRTLRIVCPLHRSSFDLTTGCPVAGPTTEALTVYSDGPADGEDGPRKERTER
- a CDS encoding iron-containing redox enzyme family protein; translated protein: MTTPTSTPMSTPMPTPTSAGSAQKTLFVHNRSVQNARVVAAVEELERDWIVARVDELDARTPAVPSRARWVEELDGLLAREREETGAARYLAEEATREQFRHVVREFALDGLTEAQNFFPAVPRLPLRAQMAVMRVLIDEFGCGNLRQAHSRLYLDLLAELDLPQEPESFLDTTSDETYAFLNSFYWLTQRAPYIEYFLGALAYLEASIPHAFRTQARACERLGITHDRYYTEHLHIDTFHMKEMQIAIREYEDARGLDPDRLWTGALLMSDLIGTAFDAAVERAREAA